Within the Candidatus Eisenbacteria bacterium genome, the region TACCTCGGCGTCGCGCTCGGCGGCGCGGGGGAGGAGTCGACGGTGGTCCTCCGGCGCGGCCTCGCGGCGCTCGCGACCGCCGGCGACGCGACGATCATCGGCACGAACGAGCGGATGGCGCCGCCGCACGCCGCGATCGCGAACGGCGCCGCGGCCCACGCCCTCGAGATGGACGACACGCACCTCGGCGGCTCGATCCATCTGGGAGCCAGCGTATTCTCGGCGGCGCTCGCGGCGGCCGAGATCGCTCCCGCCTCGGGCGAGACGCTGCTGCGGGCCGCCGTCGCGGGCTACGAGGTGGCGGCGCGGCTCGCCATCGCGCTCGATCCGGCCGCGCACTACCGGCGCGGCTTCCATCCCACGGGGACCTGCGGCGCGTTCGGGGCGGCGGCCGCCGCCGGAGTCGTTATCGGCCTCGACGCGGACGCGCTCACGTCCGCGTTCGGCATCGCCGGAAGCCAGGCCGCGGGCTCGATGGAGTTCCTCGCCGACGGCGCATGGACGAAGCGCCTGCACCCGGGCTGGGCGGCGTGCGCCGGGCTCCACGCCGCCGCGCTCGCGCGCGCGGGGTTTCGCGGCCCGGCGACGATCGTCGACGGCCGCTTCGGCTTCCTGCACGCGTACGGCGAGGGCGCGTCGCGAGCGACGCTCGACCGGTTCGACGACTACGAGCTCATGCACACGGGCGTGAAGCCGCACGCCTGCTGCCGCTACGCGCAGGGTCCCATCGACGCCGTGCTCGCGCTGCGCGGTGAGCACGCGATCACACCCGAGCGCGTCGCGCGCATCGAGGTCGGGATCGTGAACGCTGGCTTCGCGATCGTCTGCGAGCCGCTCGATGCGAAGCGCCGGCCCGGCTCGGTCGTGGACGCGCAGTTCAGCCTGCCCTTCAGCCTGGCCGTCGCGCTCGTACGCGGTGCGGCGTCGCCGGCGGAGTTCGTACCGCGCAACTGGGACGACCCGCTCGTTCGTCGGCTCATGGACCGCGTCGAGCCCGTACGCGACGCTGCGCTCGACGCGATGTTCCCGCGCGTCTGGCCCTGCTGGGTGCGGATCACGCTCGACGACGGCGGGCGGCACGAGGCGCGGATCACGCATCCGACGGGCGATCCCGAGCGCTTCCCGTCGCCCCCGGAGCAACGGGCAAAATTTGCCGGTCTCGCCCGCCGCGCGCTCGCGCCGGATCGGATCGATGCGCTCGCCGCTGCGGCGACGCGCATCGCCGGCGCGAGCGACGTCCGTGCGCTGCTCGCCCTCACGCGCCCCGGCATTTAGTTGCCGACATTCGGCGGGTCGCCGGCTTTTCGACGCGGCGATCCGGCACATGAGACCGTGCTGACCGCGTTTTCCTCCACTGTGCGCCTGGCACCTGCGTTGCTCATGGCCAGGCGCGCATCGCGCACATGGGAACGGAGGAAGACGTGGGGAGAGGGATCGGGCTGGCCGTCGTCGCGTTCGTCGCTCTGGGCATCGCCGCCCCGGCGGGCCACGCGACCACCTTCGTCGCCATGAGCGAGCGCACGCTCGCCCGCGCCGCCGATGCGATCGTGGTCGGCAGGATCACGCACGTCGAGACCGTCGGGGGGCGCGACGGCGCGATCGACACGCTGGTCACGGTCCACGTCGAGTCGAGCCCCAAGGGCGCCATCGACGGCGAGATCGTGCTGAAGCAGCCCGGCGGCGAGCTCGCCGAGCGCGGGCTCGTGATCCCCGGATCGCCCGTCTTCACTGTCGGCGAGCGCGATCTCCTGTTCCTGTCGGCCGGGCACGACGGCACGGCGCGGACGACCGCGCTGGGGCTCGGGCAGTTCCATCTTGCGCCCGGCGCGGGCGGCGACGACGTCGCCGAACGCTCGGTCGCGGAACCGGTCATCGGCGGCAGCCCGGTCCGGCGTCTGAAGCTGCGCCGGCTCATGCGCACCATCGCGAAGGCGATCGCGTCTGGCGGGAGCGCCGGGGCGCCGCTCGTGCGGATCCCCGCCGAGGTGACGGCACCAGGGCTCGAACGTCTCTCCCCCACGGTCGAGCGGTACACGTTCATGGACAACCCGAGCGCGCGCTGGCACGAAGCCGACCTCGGGGAGCCGGTCGTCTACGGCGTCGACGCGGCGGGCGATCCGGCGCTCGGGCAGGAAGCGTCGTTCGCGGCGCTGGACGCGGCCTTCGCCGCGTGGACGAACGTCTCGGGCGCGAGCATCGTGCTCCAGCGCGGCGGCTCCGCGCAGCTGGCGCCGCTCCTGTGCGACGGCGCCTCGCAGATCCTCTTCGGCGACCCCTTCGACGAGATGCCGAAGCCGCAGAATTGCAGCGGCGTGCTCGCCCTCGGGGGCTACTGCACGAAGGGGCGTGGGACGACCGAGACGGACATCGTGAACGGCGTGCGCTTCCGGCGGATCGCCGAGGGCAACATCACGTTCAACGCCGGGTTCGGACCGTGCGGCTTCTGGACTCAGACGAACCTCGCCGAGGTCGCGACGCACGAGATCGGTCACACGATCGGGCTCGGGCATTCCTCGGAGCGCGACGACGAGCCGTCCCCGGCCCTGAAGGACGCCACCATGTACTACCGCGCGCACTTCGACGGCCGCGGCGCAGGCGTGCGGCCCGACGACGTCGCCGCCCTGCGGTTCCTGTATCCAGACCCCTCGAACCCCGTGGGCTCCGAGGACGCGGACGGCGACGGCATCGCCGACGACAAGGACAACTGTCCCGGCGACGACCCGGCCATGGGGCTCGCGAACACCGCACAGACCGACACCGACGGCGACGGCGAAGGGGATCTCTGCGATCCATGTCCGCTCGTGCCGATGACCGGCGGCCAGCAGAATTGCCAGCCGATCCAGGACAGCGAGGCGCGCGTCCTGGACGGCACGGGGCGCGGTGCGCTCGTGTGGCGCGGCGCGATCGGGCTGCCGGACGGCGTCGACGTCGAGACGGCGCGGGTCGTGCTCACGAGCGGTGGCGGCGTCCTCGTCGACACGGCCAACCCGGCGAGCACGCTCCGTCGCGTCGGCGGCAGGTTGCGGGGGCGGCTCCTGTACCGGAGCACGTCGGCGCGGATCGTCCTGCGACGCGGGCGGCACGGTGCATACTCGGTGCGGGTCGTCGCCCGCAACGTCGCGCTCGGCTCGGACGCCATGCCGGTCGTGAGCGCGAGCCTGCAGGTGGGCGCCCAGACGTTCACGACCTCGCTCTCGTGCCCGCCGCGCGGGCGTCGCCGCTTCACCTGCCGCGGGTGAGACGCTAGAAGAGGCCGCCATGAGCGGGCCCCGCGACGGGTTCTCTGCGGGGCGGCGCGCGGCGGCGTGGGGCGTGCACCTGCTCACGGCGTCGAGCGCGCCGGCGGGACTGCTGGCCATCCTCGCGACGCTGCACGGCGACGCGCGCACGGCCTTCCTCTGGATGTCCTACACGGTCGCGATCGACGCGATCGACGGGACGCTCGCCCGCGCCG harbors:
- a CDS encoding MmgE/PrpD family protein, whose amino-acid sequence is MSEAAAHAIAARVDRIRTGRLPEAVATRAAELLLDYLGVALGGAGEESTVVLRRGLAALATAGDATIIGTNERMAPPHAAIANGAAAHALEMDDTHLGGSIHLGASVFSAALAAAEIAPASGETLLRAAVAGYEVAARLAIALDPAAHYRRGFHPTGTCGAFGAAAAAGVVIGLDADALTSAFGIAGSQAAGSMEFLADGAWTKRLHPGWAACAGLHAAALARAGFRGPATIVDGRFGFLHAYGEGASRATLDRFDDYELMHTGVKPHACCRYAQGPIDAVLALRGEHAITPERVARIEVGIVNAGFAIVCEPLDAKRRPGSVVDAQFSLPFSLAVALVRGAASPAEFVPRNWDDPLVRRLMDRVEPVRDAALDAMFPRVWPCWVRITLDDGGRHEARITHPTGDPERFPSPPEQRAKFAGLARRALAPDRIDALAAAATRIAGASDVRALLALTRPGI
- a CDS encoding matrixin family metalloprotease encodes the protein MGRGIGLAVVAFVALGIAAPAGHATTFVAMSERTLARAADAIVVGRITHVETVGGRDGAIDTLVTVHVESSPKGAIDGEIVLKQPGGELAERGLVIPGSPVFTVGERDLLFLSAGHDGTARTTALGLGQFHLAPGAGGDDVAERSVAEPVIGGSPVRRLKLRRLMRTIAKAIASGGSAGAPLVRIPAEVTAPGLERLSPTVERYTFMDNPSARWHEADLGEPVVYGVDAAGDPALGQEASFAALDAAFAAWTNVSGASIVLQRGGSAQLAPLLCDGASQILFGDPFDEMPKPQNCSGVLALGGYCTKGRGTTETDIVNGVRFRRIAEGNITFNAGFGPCGFWTQTNLAEVATHEIGHTIGLGHSSERDDEPSPALKDATMYYRAHFDGRGAGVRPDDVAALRFLYPDPSNPVGSEDADGDGIADDKDNCPGDDPAMGLANTAQTDTDGDGEGDLCDPCPLVPMTGGQQNCQPIQDSEARVLDGTGRGALVWRGAIGLPDGVDVETARVVLTSGGGVLVDTANPASTLRRVGGRLRGRLLYRSTSARIVLRRGRHGAYSVRVVARNVALGSDAMPVVSASLQVGAQTFTTSLSCPPRGRRRFTCRG